One Actinomycetota bacterium DNA segment encodes these proteins:
- the nuoL gene encoding NADH-quinone oxidoreductase subunit L: MNILAYSWLIPVFPVIAFVVLLFGGRRLRPIAPFVGIGAVSLSCAFGFASALWVIFYDSYSASSVWFTVGAAKVNVGLLIDPLAAIMLIVVTSVSLLVQIYSIGYMHGENRLVWYYAALSLFTAAMLSLVIADNFLQLYISWELVGLCSYFLIGFWYEKKSASRAAMKAFLMTRVGDVGFFLGLLVMFTATGTFGFSALREMVAAGTIGAGTLTAIALLLFSGAAGKSAQFPLYGWLPDAMEGPTPVSALIHAATMVAAGIYLVGRAFFIFEAAHPIALQTVAFLGAFTAFMAAMIAITMSDIKKILAYSTISQLGFMMAALGVGGYAAGLFHLTTHAFFKALLFLGAGSVIHGAATQNIYEMGGLMKKMRTTGITFLVATASIAGIIPLSGFWSKDEILTVAAANGHYAVLTILIITAFLTSFYMFRLFFVVFMGPVRDEHAHESSPVMTVPLVLLAIPAALFGLLGAPYLGNVFGAFIEHGEHHALEPNYLVMLLALGAAVTGIGAAWSMFRGVMPEERFGKPFFYFYTLLRRKFFLDEIYEAVVIKPVMWFAGLTAKADVVLLDAIIVQLGSWAMRGAQQLGRFDNLILDGTINKVGMLVVGSSQQAAKVDSAVDETYNGAARLIGIISELSRRAYSGSLSRYLGVIFAGFIALAFFVYMLYVLIK, translated from the coding sequence ATGAATATTTTAGCCTATTCCTGGCTTATTCCGGTATTCCCCGTAATCGCGTTCGTCGTACTCTTATTCGGCGGACGGCGGTTGCGTCCGATCGCGCCTTTCGTGGGCATAGGCGCGGTCAGCTTGTCTTGCGCCTTCGGATTTGCGTCGGCTTTGTGGGTTATATTTTACGACTCATACTCTGCCAGCTCGGTTTGGTTTACGGTCGGCGCCGCCAAGGTAAACGTCGGGTTATTGATAGATCCGCTGGCGGCCATCATGCTGATCGTCGTGACCTCGGTCAGCCTGCTTGTCCAGATCTACAGTATCGGTTATATGCACGGCGAGAACCGGCTGGTCTGGTACTATGCGGCCCTGTCCCTCTTCACGGCGGCCATGCTGTCGCTCGTAATCGCTGATAATTTCCTTCAACTGTATATTTCCTGGGAACTCGTCGGTCTGTGTTCGTATTTCCTGATAGGTTTCTGGTACGAGAAGAAAAGCGCTTCCAGGGCGGCCATGAAAGCGTTCTTGATGACTCGCGTCGGGGACGTTGGTTTCTTTCTGGGGCTGCTGGTGATGTTTACGGCCACAGGCACATTCGGGTTCTCGGCGCTCCGCGAGATGGTTGCCGCGGGTACGATCGGGGCGGGAACTCTGACCGCGATAGCGCTCCTGTTGTTTTCCGGTGCGGCGGGCAAGTCGGCCCAGTTTCCGTTATATGGTTGGCTGCCGGACGCCATGGAAGGTCCGACTCCGGTGTCGGCACTCATCCACGCGGCCACCATGGTCGCCGCCGGTATTTACCTGGTCGGCAGGGCTTTCTTCATCTTTGAGGCCGCTCACCCGATAGCTTTGCAGACCGTCGCCTTTCTAGGCGCGTTTACGGCGTTTATGGCCGCGATGATCGCTATTACCATGAGTGATATTAAGAAAATCCTGGCTTATTCCACCATTTCCCAACTAGGATTCATGATGGCCGCGTTGGGCGTTGGCGGGTACGCGGCCGGGCTGTTTCATTTGACGACACACGCTTTCTTCAAAGCCCTTCTATTTCTTGGCGCCGGTTCTGTAATTCACGGCGCCGCCACGCAAAATATCTACGAGATGGGCGGCCTGATGAAGAAGATGAGAACGACCGGGATCACTTTCCTTGTCGCGACCGCGTCAATCGCCGGGATAATACCCTTGTCCGGCTTCTGGAGCAAGGACGAGATTCTAACCGTCGCGGCCGCGAACGGCCACTATGCTGTGTTAACGATTCTGATTATTACCGCTTTCCTGACGTCGTTCTATATGTTCCGGCTTTTCTTCGTGGTATTTATGGGGCCGGTCCGCGACGAACACGCCCACGAGTCGTCGCCTGTAATGACGGTGCCTTTAGTCCTGCTGGCCATCCCGGCCGCTCTGTTCGGCCTGCTGGGTGCGCCTTATCTGGGAAATGTTTTCGGAGCTTTTATAGAACATGGCGAGCACCATGCGCTAGAGCCGAACTATCTGGTCATGCTGCTGGCACTAGGAGCCGCCGTGACGGGTATTGGCGCGGCCTGGTCGATGTTCCGGGGCGTCATGCCCGAGGAGCGATTCGGCAAGCCGTTTTTCTATTTCTATACCTTGCTCCGGCGTAAATTTTTCTTGGACGAAATCTATGAAGCCGTGGTTATTAAGCCGGTCATGTGGTTTGCCGGGTTGACCGCAAAGGCCGACGTCGTGCTTCTGGACGCGATAATAGTTCAGCTGGGGTCTTGGGCCATGCGCGGGGCTCAACAGCTGGGACGTTTCGACAATTTGATTCTGGATGGCACGATCAACAAGGTCGGGATGCTTGTGGTCGGTAGCAGCCAGCAGGCGGCCAAGGTCGACTCCGCGGTTGACGAAACCTACAACGGCGCCGCCCGGCTTATCGGTATTATCAGCGAGCTCAGCCGGAGAGCCTATTCCGGTTCGCTATCCCGATACTTAGGCGTTATCTTTGCCGGTTTCATCGCCCTGGCGTTTTTTGTTTATATGCTGTACGTGCTGATCAAATAG
- a CDS encoding universal stress protein, with amino-acid sequence MFKKILFPTDFSAYADKAVEYLVGMKALGVEEVIQTYILEAGEEYPITLARKKRTLAMLKDREHLFKDHGLDIKSRVELGTPYREILKMADTENVSMIVIGCHGKGLFDEVIIGSVSDRVTREAKVPVLLVKFKILQDSNGTRLEQRSAGMFKKILYPTDSSPCSMSVMQYVRELKKVGCDEVIIANVVDPSTMRVKNVPNAVREMEKKLSFEKNVFLEQGISAKVAVPVGRPVDELLRLAKEERVSLIVIGSTGKGYFKQMLLGSVSENMVRHAKCPVMVVHSEVCMIQQEHELPPEEEETT; translated from the coding sequence ATGTTCAAGAAGATTCTGTTCCCGACGGATTTCTCCGCTTACGCGGATAAAGCCGTGGAATATCTTGTCGGGATGAAAGCGCTTGGCGTCGAGGAAGTTATTCAGACATATATCCTGGAGGCGGGCGAGGAGTATCCGATCACGTTGGCCAGGAAGAAGCGCACCCTGGCTATGCTCAAAGACCGCGAACATCTGTTTAAAGATCATGGATTAGACATCAAAAGCAGAGTAGAGCTCGGCACCCCGTATAGGGAGATTCTGAAAATGGCCGACACCGAAAACGTTTCGATGATCGTTATCGGCTGCCATGGGAAGGGCTTGTTTGACGAGGTCATTATCGGCAGCGTTTCCGACCGTGTAACGCGCGAGGCCAAAGTGCCTGTTTTGTTGGTCAAGTTCAAGATTTTACAGGACAGCAACGGCACGAGGCTGGAGCAGAGATCGGCGGGGATGTTTAAGAAGATTCTCTACCCGACGGACAGTTCGCCTTGCTCAATGAGCGTCATGCAGTATGTTCGTGAGCTAAAGAAAGTCGGGTGCGACGAAGTAATAATTGCCAATGTCGTCGACCCATCGACGATGCGCGTCAAGAACGTCCCGAACGCGGTAAGAGAAATGGAGAAAAAGCTCTCGTTCGAGAAGAACGTATTCTTAGAGCAAGGTATATCGGCGAAGGTTGCCGTGCCCGTCGGCCGCCCCGTTGACGAACTGCTCCGGCTGGCGAAAGAAGAGCGCGTTTCCCTGATCGTCATCGGAAGTACCGGAAAAGGCTACTTCAAGCAGATGCTGCTGGGCAGCGTTTCGGAAAACATGGTGCGGCACGCGAAATGCCCCGTCATGGTGGTGCACAGTGAAGTCTGTATGATTCAACAAGAACACGAACTTCCGCCTGAGGAAGAAGAAACCACTTAG
- a CDS encoding NADH-quinone oxidoreductase subunit N, whose protein sequence is MSREVVYLLPEIIVLVTAIVVLLLDLVLPEDKRPTLLAGISVAGLAVAAVFAIMLINERIIIMGDMFVVDSFSVVIKIGVLMGAAMSLLLAVQFLQKPKSHPGEYYFLALTSTLGMMVMAGSINLLVAFLGIQLASVPMYILTGFKRSDVKSGEAALKYFLLGVLTAVISLYGMSLIYGLTGSLNLVEIANRLSAIKLDNPVIFLGMTFLISGFTFKIAAVPFHFWAPDVYEGAPTCVTTFIAAVPKIAGFAVLARLVYTAFPALTGQWTGLLALMAVLTMFSGNLLALPQKNIKRMLAFSGIAHMGYALIALTVPGQNALGALVFYLIAYGAMTGGAFAIVTALGRITHEHEIADFAGLSSRAPVLSAAMTLFMLSMLGFPLTGGFTAKFLVFGAAIEKGMAWLAIIGVLNSVVSLYYYFGIVRQMYFLKPKSKKPIKIPALSWFVIAVAVIVTLVLGIYPEPVIHLTRGLTILFARF, encoded by the coding sequence TTGTCTCGCGAAGTAGTTTATTTATTACCTGAGATCATCGTTCTGGTAACGGCAATAGTCGTTCTGTTGCTCGACCTAGTCTTGCCGGAAGATAAACGCCCGACGCTTTTGGCAGGCATTTCGGTTGCCGGCTTGGCTGTGGCTGCGGTCTTCGCGATCATGCTGATAAACGAGCGGATAATCATAATGGGCGACATGTTTGTCGTCGATTCGTTCAGCGTAGTGATAAAAATAGGCGTTTTGATGGGCGCCGCGATGTCTCTTCTTCTAGCGGTCCAGTTCCTGCAGAAACCGAAATCACATCCGGGGGAATATTATTTCCTCGCGCTGACTTCTACGCTGGGCATGATGGTCATGGCGGGTTCGATTAATCTTCTAGTAGCCTTCCTCGGTATCCAGCTGGCCAGCGTGCCGATGTACATATTAACCGGATTTAAAAGGTCGGATGTGAAATCGGGCGAAGCCGCGCTGAAATACTTTCTGTTAGGCGTATTGACGGCCGTTATCAGTTTGTACGGCATGTCCCTGATTTACGGATTGACGGGTTCATTGAACCTGGTTGAAATCGCCAACCGTTTGAGCGCTATCAAGCTGGACAATCCCGTAATTTTCTTAGGGATGACGTTTTTGATCTCCGGCTTTACTTTCAAGATTGCGGCGGTGCCGTTCCATTTTTGGGCTCCCGACGTTTATGAGGGCGCGCCTACCTGCGTTACCACCTTTATCGCGGCCGTGCCGAAGATAGCTGGTTTTGCCGTTTTGGCCCGCCTTGTGTATACGGCTTTCCCCGCCTTGACCGGGCAGTGGACGGGACTCCTCGCGCTTATGGCCGTACTGACCATGTTCAGCGGGAACCTTCTCGCGCTGCCTCAGAAAAACATCAAGCGGATGCTCGCATTTTCCGGCATCGCCCATATGGGCTACGCATTGATCGCATTGACCGTACCCGGCCAGAACGCTTTGGGGGCATTGGTCTTTTACCTGATCGCCTACGGGGCTATGACCGGCGGAGCTTTCGCGATCGTGACCGCCCTCGGCCGAATAACTCACGAGCATGAGATCGCCGATTTCGCCGGCTTAAGTTCCAGAGCGCCGGTATTGTCGGCGGCGATGACACTGTTTATGCTATCTATGCTGGGATTCCCGTTAACAGGCGGATTCACCGCCAAGTTCCTGGTGTTCGGCGCGGCCATTGAGAAAGGGATGGCCTGGCTGGCCATAATCGGCGTGCTGAATAGCGTTGTTTCTCTCTATTATTACTTTGGCATCGTCCGACAGATGTATTTTCTGAAGCCTAAGTCCAAGAAACCTATTAAGATACCGGCGCTCTCGTGGTTCGTAATCGCGGTCGCGGTTATTGTTACTCTTGTCTTGGGGATATATCCGGAACCGGTTATTCACCTGACCCGTGGATTGACTATTCTGTTTGCCCGATTCTAA